From Saprospiraceae bacterium, one genomic window encodes:
- a CDS encoding bifunctional metallophosphatase/5'-nucleotidase produces MRKIYLLVFVSLFLFKCGSISRLSDGKHQTRTNELKLTILQINDFYEIAPMDEGKYGGAARIASLRKKLLAENPNTLTVLAGDFISPSLIGTLKIDGERVRGKQMIEALNALGLDLACFGNHEFDYDEASLQKRINESSFDWISSNVQRQTSNGLAPFFKELAGIKTNLPTYKILKYIGQDKQEFKVGIISPCINSNKAPWVYYSDYILSTQLEINRIKDSVDALLLLSHLNLFEDKILAEKFPEIHLIMGGHDHDHMRHQVGRVVITKADANARSAYVHRFSFNAKTRKLDLQSELVFLDQSIPLDPELNLLVNQWKAKEKKVMREMGFDPDEVLMTMLTPLDAREQTIRNKPAPFCQMICRAMSRTSEDIDFSMMNSGSVRVDDELKSKLSQYDVLRSLPYGGSVVKVKLKGKLLIQILNAGWSNVGRGGFLQWDRVERNQKGDWLLEEKYLDPEKIYTVCVTEYLIKGLEQGLEFLTPYHKEIISVEEPDSDQSNDLRRDIRLVVVDYIKKGGR; encoded by the coding sequence ATGAGAAAAATATATTTGCTTGTTTTTGTTTCCCTCTTTCTATTTAAGTGCGGCTCAATCTCTCGCCTCTCAGATGGAAAGCATCAAACGAGGACAAATGAGCTTAAGTTAACTATTTTGCAGATCAATGATTTCTATGAAATTGCACCAATGGATGAAGGAAAATACGGTGGTGCTGCAAGAATAGCCAGCTTGAGAAAAAAGCTCCTGGCAGAAAATCCAAATACTTTGACAGTACTTGCCGGTGACTTTATCAGTCCTTCGCTGATTGGTACTTTAAAAATCGATGGAGAACGGGTGAGAGGAAAACAAATGATCGAAGCACTCAATGCCCTTGGTCTTGATTTGGCATGTTTTGGCAACCACGAATTTGACTACGACGAAGCCTCCTTGCAAAAGCGGATCAACGAATCTTCATTTGATTGGATTTCCAGCAATGTGCAGAGACAAACTTCCAACGGTCTTGCGCCATTTTTCAAAGAGCTTGCGGGAATAAAAACAAACCTCCCTACCTATAAGATTTTAAAGTACATCGGACAGGACAAACAGGAATTCAAAGTGGGTATCATCTCTCCGTGTATCAACTCAAACAAAGCGCCATGGGTCTATTATTCAGACTATATACTTTCCACCCAGCTTGAAATCAATCGAATAAAAGATAGTGTGGATGCCCTCCTTTTGTTAAGTCATTTGAATTTATTTGAAGACAAGATACTTGCAGAAAAATTTCCGGAAATACATCTTATCATGGGGGGACATGACCACGATCACATGAGACATCAGGTCGGAAGGGTAGTGATTACCAAGGCAGATGCCAATGCGCGATCGGCTTATGTGCACCGCTTTTCTTTCAATGCAAAAACCAGGAAATTGGATCTTCAATCCGAATTGGTGTTTTTGGACCAGAGCATTCCATTGGATCCAGAATTGAACCTGTTGGTCAATCAGTGGAAGGCAAAGGAAAAAAAGGTTATGAGAGAAATGGGATTTGATCCGGACGAAGTACTGATGACAATGTTGACTCCATTGGATGCAAGAGAACAAACCATACGAAACAAACCGGCTCCGTTTTGTCAGATGATTTGCAGAGCAATGAGCAGGACCTCCGAAGACATTGATTTTTCGATGATGAATTCAGGCAGTGTGAGGGTGGATGATGAATTGAAAAGCAAACTTTCTCAATACGACGTATTGAGATCTCTCCCTTATGGAGGATCTGTGGTCAAAGTCAAATTGAAAGGAAAATTACTGATTCAAATCTTGAATGCTGGATGGTCCAATGTAGGTAGAGGTGGTTTTTTGCAATGGGACCGGGTCGAAAGAAATCAGAAAGGAGACTGGCTATTGGAAGAAAAATACCTGGATCCTGAGAAGATCTACACGGTCTGTGTCACAGAATACCTGATCAAAGGTCTGGAGCAGGGACTTGAGTTTTTAACACCTTATCACAAAGAAATTATTTCAGTGGAAGAGCCGGATTCCGATCAATCCAACGACCTTAGAAGAGACATCCGTCTGGTCGTTGTTGATTATATAAAGAAGGGCGGTCGCTAA
- a CDS encoding DUF3575 domain-containing protein: MKKFLLVFVIAAACQLGYSQIEVKVNPIGLIFSNVDLGVEFGINEHFGIEPRLIVDFDSYDFEGEKWSSSRFGTIVEGKYYFNPSKGINKFYVDLYGKFITGKITASNEPDINSTRLAMGFGLGYKWVNRKNFVIELGFGVGRAFINEISSEDASVDLADFPILNIDLVGKFMIGYRF; the protein is encoded by the coding sequence ATGAAAAAATTTCTTTTGGTATTTGTTATTGCTGCAGCTTGTCAGTTGGGATATTCACAGATTGAGGTCAAGGTCAATCCGATTGGTTTGATTTTTAGCAATGTGGATCTAGGCGTCGAATTTGGAATCAATGAACATTTTGGTATTGAACCAAGATTAATTGTAGATTTTGACAGCTATGATTTTGAAGGGGAAAAATGGAGTTCTTCGAGATTTGGAACCATTGTTGAAGGAAAGTATTATTTTAATCCAAGCAAAGGCATCAATAAATTCTATGTTGATTTATATGGTAAGTTTATTACGGGTAAAATTACTGCATCCAATGAGCCAGACATTAACAGCACACGGCTTGCAATGGGATTTGGATTGGGCTACAAATGGGTAAACAGGAAAAATTTTGTGATTGAATTGGGCTTTGGAGTGGGTCGTGCATTTATCAATGAAATTTCCTCAGAAGACGCATCGGTTGATTTGGCTGACTTTCCAATTTTAAATATTGATCTTGTGGGTAAATTT
- the uvrA gene encoding excinuclease ABC subunit UvrA has protein sequence MEKVFGAEAEYIEVYKAKEHNLKEISVAIPRNKLVVITGLSGSGKSSLAFDTIYSEGQRRYMETFSNYARQFIGSIERPDVEKIDGLSPVISIEQKTTGWNPRSTVGTTTEIYDLFRLLYARAGDAYSHSTGEKMIRYSEEQIIATIFEKFSGQQIAIYAPLIRSRKGHYRELFDQVRKQGFNKVRVDGQILDLVPNMQVDRFKIHDIELLIDRIKVLPEREERLVFSIQTALRLGHEVVFIEDEQNGILYPFSKKLMDPISGLSYDEPSPNTFSFNSPYGSCPECKGIGTVHEADLKQIIPDDKKSIEELGIVPLGEVRDTLTFKQLRQICERYKFNFSTPVNKIPKKALETILFGGDSSYPTPPNTVWYDSELHLANEGLCNMLKRWYRDSTSEKIRRFAEDFMTIQACPVCMGTRLKKESLFFKIDEKNIAQLSQLDISELHEWMEGLESRLSDRQNLIAKDIIKEIRIRLNFLLYVGLDYLTLDRPTMTLSGGESQRTRLATQIGSQLTGITYILDEPSIGLHQRDNQRLIKSLRELTVIGNTVLVVEHDKDIMMESDYIIDLGPGAGKHGGEVVASGIPSEFIKNKASNTASYLAGRLKIEIPKKRRKGNGQFLSIFGARGNNLKNLSIKFPLGTFICVTGVSGSGKSSLINETIYPILREHFYNSLQKPLEHDRLEGLEYIDKVVEVDQTPIGRTPRSNPATYTGVFTEIRNLFAHHPDSKIRGYKPGRFSFNVPGGRCETCEGGGMRIIEMNFLPDVQILCESCRGMRYNRETLEVLYKGKSIGDVLNMTVEEATEFFEHIPAIYRKMKTLLDVGLGYITLGQQATTLSGGEAQRVKLSEELSKRDTGKTLYILDEPTTGLHFEDITHLLLVLQKLVDRGNTVMVIEHNIDIIKVADVILDIGPEGGKKGGEIVAYGTPESIARNEKSYTGQYLKTELSH, from the coding sequence ATGGAAAAAGTATTTGGCGCAGAGGCAGAATATATTGAAGTATATAAAGCCAAGGAACACAATCTTAAGGAAATATCAGTCGCAATTCCAAGAAACAAACTTGTGGTGATCACAGGATTGTCTGGTAGTGGAAAATCATCCCTTGCTTTTGATACCATTTATTCAGAAGGACAGCGCAGGTATATGGAGACCTTTTCCAACTACGCAAGACAATTTATTGGCTCCATCGAAAGACCGGACGTTGAAAAAATAGACGGTCTTAGTCCTGTCATTTCCATTGAGCAGAAGACCACAGGTTGGAATCCAAGATCTACGGTGGGGACCACGACCGAGATTTATGATTTATTTAGATTATTATATGCCAGAGCGGGTGATGCTTATTCTCATTCCACCGGAGAAAAAATGATCCGATATTCGGAAGAACAGATCATTGCCACCATTTTTGAAAAATTCAGCGGCCAGCAAATTGCGATCTATGCACCATTGATCCGTTCACGGAAAGGACACTACAGAGAGTTATTCGATCAGGTGCGAAAACAAGGATTCAACAAAGTCAGGGTGGACGGGCAGATATTAGATCTGGTTCCCAATATGCAGGTAGATCGCTTTAAGATTCACGATATTGAACTTCTGATTGATCGGATTAAAGTACTTCCTGAAAGGGAAGAAAGATTGGTGTTTAGCATTCAGACCGCATTGCGGCTTGGTCATGAGGTCGTATTTATTGAAGACGAGCAAAATGGTATTTTGTACCCATTTAGTAAAAAATTGATGGATCCAATAAGTGGATTGTCTTATGATGAGCCTTCTCCCAATACTTTTTCGTTTAACTCACCCTACGGTTCTTGTCCTGAATGCAAAGGAATAGGAACAGTGCACGAAGCAGATCTCAAGCAAATTATTCCCGACGATAAAAAATCCATCGAAGAACTTGGAATCGTACCACTTGGAGAAGTCAGGGATACCTTGACTTTTAAGCAACTCCGACAGATTTGTGAGCGGTATAAATTCAATTTTTCAACCCCTGTGAACAAAATACCAAAAAAAGCGCTTGAAACCATTTTGTTTGGCGGGGATTCCAGCTATCCGACACCTCCGAATACAGTTTGGTATGACAGTGAACTTCATCTGGCCAATGAAGGTCTTTGCAATATGCTCAAAAGATGGTATCGGGACAGCACATCAGAGAAAATCAGAAGGTTTGCAGAAGATTTTATGACCATACAAGCTTGTCCGGTCTGCATGGGTACCCGCTTAAAAAAGGAATCGCTTTTTTTCAAAATTGATGAGAAAAATATCGCCCAGCTTTCACAATTGGATATCTCAGAACTACATGAATGGATGGAAGGCCTGGAATCCAGATTATCCGACCGACAAAATCTAATCGCAAAGGACATCATCAAAGAAATTAGAATCAGGCTAAACTTCTTGTTGTATGTAGGATTGGATTATTTGACCCTCGACAGACCCACCATGACACTTTCAGGTGGAGAATCGCAGCGGACCAGACTTGCGACTCAGATTGGATCTCAGTTGACAGGGATCACCTACATTTTGGATGAACCCTCCATTGGACTCCATCAAAGAGACAACCAGCGTCTGATCAAATCTCTTCGCGAATTGACCGTGATTGGCAATACAGTCCTTGTGGTGGAGCACGACAAAGACATTATGATGGAATCCGACTACATCATTGATCTGGGACCCGGAGCCGGCAAGCATGGAGGAGAAGTGGTGGCCAGCGGAATACCCTCAGAATTTATAAAGAACAAGGCCTCCAACACAGCTTCCTATTTAGCTGGAAGATTGAAAATCGAAATTCCCAAAAAGCGGCGAAAAGGAAATGGTCAATTCCTGAGTATATTCGGTGCTAGAGGAAACAATTTGAAAAACCTCTCCATAAAATTTCCACTCGGCACTTTTATTTGTGTCACGGGTGTCTCAGGAAGTGGTAAATCCAGTTTGATCAACGAAACCATCTATCCGATTTTGCGGGAACATTTCTACAACAGTCTTCAAAAACCGCTGGAGCACGATCGTCTGGAAGGATTGGAGTACATTGATAAGGTGGTGGAAGTGGACCAAACCCCCATTGGCCGCACCCCAAGATCCAACCCCGCAACTTACACAGGTGTTTTTACAGAGATAAGAAATTTATTTGCCCATCATCCCGATTCTAAAATCAGAGGCTATAAGCCAGGAAGATTTTCTTTTAATGTACCAGGTGGGCGCTGCGAAACCTGTGAAGGAGGAGGAATGAGGATCATAGAAATGAATTTTCTACCCGATGTCCAAATCCTGTGCGAGTCCTGCAGGGGAATGAGGTACAACAGAGAAACCCTTGAGGTACTCTATAAGGGAAAGTCCATTGGTGATGTTTTGAATATGACCGTGGAGGAAGCCACCGAATTTTTTGAACACATTCCGGCCATTTATAGAAAGATGAAAACTCTTCTGGATGTCGGCTTGGGATACATTACCCTCGGTCAGCAAGCCACTACCTTGTCCGGAGGTGAAGCACAAAGGGTTAAATTGTCTGAAGAGTTGTCCAAAAGAGATACAGGCAAAACCTTGTATATTCTGGATGAGCCTACCACAGGATTGCATTTTGAAGACATTACCCATTTGCTATTGGTGCTTCAAAAGTTGGTGGATCGCGGAAATACGGTGATGGTGATCGAGCATAATATTGACATTATAAAAGTTGCGGATGTCATTCTGGACATTGGCCCGGAAGGTGGCAAAAAGGGAGGCGAAATTGTGGCTTACGGCACTCCGGAAAGTATCGCCAGGAATGAAAAATCATATACCGGACAATACCTGAAAACGGAATTGAGCCATTGA